Proteins encoded together in one Hevea brasiliensis isolate MT/VB/25A 57/8 chromosome 16, ASM3005281v1, whole genome shotgun sequence window:
- the LOC110647372 gene encoding cytochrome P450 81Q32-like: protein MEDKFFCLVLALPFLLLALNFWLRRSTQHRNLPPSPPALPIIGHLPLLNLPLHRSLHTLSQKYGPIISLRFGSRRVMVVSSPSAVEECLTTNDIVFANRPPLTMAKFVAYNCTTIGTVSYGNHWRNLRRISTLEIFSSNRLNVFTGIRRDEIKIFLNKLYSVSSHDFAKVELKPMLMELTFNIIMRMVAGKRYYGEEETGKNKAEAKEFREMIAEVFEYAGASYLGDFLPFLQWIDYQGYLKRAMRLGKRTDRLLQDLIDEHRCDEKASSQRRNNTMIGHLLSLQESQPEYYTDEIIKGLVLEMLFAGTESSAVTLEWAMSNLLNHPQVLEKARNELELNVGEETFMDESDLSKLPYLQNIISETLRLYPAGPLLTPHLSSQECSVGGYHVQPNTVLLVNAWAMHRDPELWDDAVVFKPERFECTPGNKFLPFGLGRRSCPGTGLANRVVGFALGSMIHGFEWKRASDEEIDMSEGVGLTMPKAKPLEAMCKARNIMKRVLSSPL from the exons ATGGAGGATAAGTTTTTCTGTCTGGTTTTGgcccttccctttcttcttcttgcctTAAACTTCTGGTTACGAAGAAGCACACAACACAGAAACCTCCCACCAAGCCCACCTGCTCTTCCAATTATAGGTCATCTCCCTCTACTCAATCTTCCCCTCCATCGATCTCTCCACACTCTTTCACAAAAATATGGTCCAATAATTTCTCTCCGATTCGGTTCCCGCCGAGTGATGGTTGTATCATCTCCGTCCGCGGTGGAAGAATGCTTGACAACAAATGACATTGTTTTCGCCAATCGTCCTCCCTTAACCATGGCCAAGTTCGTAGCTTACAATTGCACCACCATTGGAACAGTCTCATACGGCAACCACTGGCGCAACCTCCGCCGGATAAGCACTCTTGAAATTTTCTCATCGAATCGTCTAAACGTGTTCACAGGCATCCGGAGAGACGAAATCAAGATTTTCCTGAACAAACTCTATAGCGTCTCGAGCCATGATTTTGctaaggtagagttgaaaccaATGCTCATGGAACTAACTTTCAACATTATCATGCGCATGGTTGCCGGGAAGCGGTACTACGGCGAAGAAGAGACTGGAAAGAACAAGGCAGAGGCAAAGGAATTCCGGGAGATGATAGCAGAGGTTTTTGAATATGCTGGAGCGTCATATCTTGGAGATTTCTTGCCTTTCTTGCAGTGGATTGACTACCAGGGTTATCTGAAGAGAGCGATGAGACTTGGCAAAAGAACTGATAGGTTATTGCAAGATCTTATTGACGAGCATCGGTGTGACGAAAAAGCAAGTTCCCAGAGAAGGAATAATACCATGATCGGCCATCTTCTTTCTTTGCAAGAATCACAACCAGAATACTATACAGATGAAATTATCAAGGGCCTGGTTCTG GAGATGTTATTTGCTGGTACCGAGTCATCAGCTGTTACATTGGAATGGGCAATGTCCAATCTGCTTAATCACCCTCAAGTTTTGGAGAAGGCAAGGAATGAGTTGGAATTAAatgttggtgaagaaacctttatGGATGAGTCTGATCTTTCTAAGCTACCATATCTTCAGAATATCATATCAGAGACCCTGAGATTGTATCCAGCTGGTCCATTGCTTACTCCACATTTATCATCCCAAGAGTGTAGTGTTGGAGGATACCATGTGCAACCCAATACTGTGCTACTTGTTAATGCATGGGCTATGCACAGAGATCCTGAGCTTTGGGATGACGCAGTTGTGTTTAAACCTGAGAGGTTTGAGTGTACTCCAGGCAACAAGTTTTTGCCTTTTGGCTTGGGAAGAAGGTCGTGTCCTGGGACAGGTCTTGCCAACCGAGTTGTAGGGTTTGCTTTGGGGTCTATGATTCATGGCTTTGAATGGAAAAGGGCAAGTGACGAGGAAATTGACATGTCTGAAGGGGTTGGGCTCACCATGCCAAAGGCCAAACCATTGGAAGCAATGTGCAAGGCACGTAATATAATGAAGAGAGTTTTATCTTCTCCTCTCTGA